A part of Kwoniella dejecticola CBS 10117 chromosome 5, complete sequence genomic DNA contains:
- a CDS encoding deoxyhypusine hydroxylase, giving the protein MSSVQVTPEQLSVLKATLLNTSGQTPLHERFRSLFMLKAVGGDEVVDIIAEGFKDPSPLLKHELAYVLGQLSNLRALPVLNAVLDNSDGQHCSMVRHEAAEALGALSQLESIPTLSKYLDDPSREVRETCEIAVKKIEFDNSPEGKARQLNPDFPTIDPAPSATPIGDVSIPSLRTDLLNTSLPLFERYRAMFALRDFGANSKEAVEALADGFGDGSALFRHEVAYIFGQLSSPYSIPSLLSRLRDPKEDDMVRHEAAEALGGIASDGVEGEDQSKLPTDQQLPEGGVLAVLREWAVKQDAPIVVRESCQVAIDMWEYENSTDQFNPLDSLTASASHDKVNSTGMERSAHAAVAAMSSASVSA; this is encoded by the exons ATGTCGTCTGTCCAAGTCACCCCTGAACAGCTCTCCGTCTTGAAAGCTACTTTACTCAACACATCAGGTCAAACACCGTTACATGAGCGATTCAGGAGTCTGTTCATGCTTAAAGCTGTTGGTGGGGATGAGGTTGTGGATATCATCgctgagg GTTTCAAGGACCCTTCCCCACTTCTCAAACACGAGCTAGCCTACGTCCTTGGCCAACTGTCCAACCTCCGAGCACTGCCCGTTCTTAATGCAGTATTAGACAACTCAGACGGACAACACTGTTCGATGGTTCGACACGAAGCCGCCGAAGCTCTCGGAGCATTATCTCAGTTGGAAAGTATACCTACCCTCAGCAAATATCTGGATGACCCGTCTAGGGAAGTAAGAGAGACGTGTGAGATCGCagtcaagaagatcgagttCGATAATTCCCCAGAAGGCAAAGCTAGGCAACTCAA CCCCGACTTCCCAACTATCGACCCGGCCCCCTCCGCTACGCCCATAGGAGACGTTTCCATCCCCTCACTTAGGACTGACCTGCTCAACACGTCTTTACCGCTCTTCGAGCGATACCGCGCAATGTTCGCCCTGAGGGATTTCGGCGCGAATAGTAAAGAGGCTGTGGAGGCTTTGGCGGATGGGTTCGGAGACGGATCAGCTTTGTTTAG ACACGAAGTCGCATACATTTTCGGCCAATTATCATCCCCTTACTCGATCCCTTCACTGCTGAGCAGACTACGTGATCCGAAGGAGGACGATATGGTTCGACATGAGGCTGCTGAGGCTTTGGGCGGTATAGCTTCTGATGGAGTTGAG GGAGAGGATCAATCTAAATTACCAACAGATCAACAATTACCTGAAGGCGGAGTATTAGCAGTCTTGAGAGAATGGGCAGTTAAGCAAGATGCTCCGATAGTAGTTCGAGAGAGTTGTCAGGTCGCCATTGATATGTGGGAG TACGAAAACTCCACAGATCAATTCAACCCACTCGATTCACTCACTGCTTCCGCCTCGCACGATAAAGTCAACTCGACAGGTATGGAAAGGTCCGCTCATGCTGCCGTGGCGGCTATGAGCAGTGCCAGCGTTAGTGCTTAG